The Xiphias gladius isolate SHS-SW01 ecotype Sanya breed wild chromosome 9, ASM1685928v1, whole genome shotgun sequence genome window below encodes:
- the LOC120794287 gene encoding transcription factor Sox-9-A-like, with protein MNLLDPYLKMTEEQDKCLSDAPSPSMSEDSAGSPCPSGSGSDTENTRPSENGLLRADGTLGDFKKDEDDKFPACIREAVSQVLKGYDWTLVPMPVRVNGSTKNKPHVKRPMNAFMVWAQAARRKLADQYPHLHNAELSKTLGKLWRLLNEGEKRPFVEEAERLRVQHKKDHPDYKYQPRRRKSVKNGQSEAEDGSEQTHISPNAIFKALQQADSPASSMGEVHSPGEHSGSQGPPTPPTTPKTDVSSGKMDLKREGGLRSLPDGPGGRQLNIDFRDVDIGELSSDVISHIETFDVNEFDQYLPPNGHPGVPGNTTPVSYTGSYSISSGPPVSPQAGGAAAWMAKSQGQQGQPQQQQQQQQQHTLTTLGGSGGSEAAQAQHRTQIKTEQLSPSHYSEQQGSPQHVAYSPFNLQHYSPPSSSYPAITRAQQYDYSDHQGGSNTASYYSHAGAGQGSGLYSTFSYMSSPSQRPMYTPIADNTGVPSIPQSSPQHWEQAPVYTQLTRP; from the exons ATGAATCTCCTCGACCCTTACCTGAAGATGACGGAGGAACAAGACAAGTGTCTCTCTGATGCCCCGAGCCCGAGTATGTCCGAGGACTCCGCGGGCTCTCCGTGCCCGTCCGGCTCGGGCTCCGACACCGAGAACACCCGGCCGTCGGAGAACGGGCTGCTCAGAGCGGACGGGACCCTGGGCGACTTCAAGAAGGACGAGGACGATAAGTTTCCCGCTTGCATCCGCGAGGCTGTGTCCCAGGTGCTCAAGGGCTACGACTGGACCCTGGTGCCTATGCCGGTGCGCGTTAACGGATCTACTAAGAACAAGCCTCACGTTAAGAGACCCATGAACGCCTTCATGGTTTGGGCTCAGGCTGCGCGGAGGAAGCTGGCGGATCAGTACCCGCACCTGCATAACGCGGAGCTCAGCAAAACTCTGGGGAAACTCTGGAG GCTTCTCAACGAAGGGGAGAAGCGGCCGTTTGTGGAAGAGGCTGAGCGGCTCCGGGTGCAGCACAAGAAGGATCACCCAGACTACAAATACCAGCCCCGGCGAAGGAAGTCGGTGAAGAACGGACAGAGCGAGGCGGAGGACGGCAGCGAGCAGACGCACATTTCCCCCAATGCCATCTTCAAAGCTCTCCAGCAGGCGGATTCCCCAGCCTCCAGCATGGGAGAGGTGCACTCTCCGGGTGAGCATTCAG gCTCCCAGGGGCCCCCTACTCCTCCCACCACCCCAAAGACTGATGTCAGCTCAGGCAAGATGGATCTAAAGCGCGAAGGGGGCCTCCGCTCTCTGCCCGATGGCCCCGGCGGGCGCCAGCTCAACATCGATTTCCGCGATGTGGACATCGGGGAGCTCAGCAGCGATGTCATCTCCCACATTGAGACCTTCGACGTCAACGAGTTTGACCAGTACCTGCCGCCAAACGGGCACCCGGGCGTCCCTGGCAACACCACGCCAGTCAGCTACACGGGCAGCTACAGCATCAGCAGCGGCCCCCCGGTCAGCCCACAGGCGGGAGGCGCCGCGGCCTGGATGGCTAAAAGCCAGGGCCAGCAGGgacagccgcagcagcagcagcagcagcagcagcagcacacccTGACCACCCTGGGGGGCAGCGGCGGCTCAGAGGCAGCGCAGGCCCAGCACAGGACCCAGATCAAGACGGAGCAGCTGAGTCCGAGCCACTACAGCGAGCAGCAGGGCTCCCCGCAGCACGTCGCCTACAGCCCCTTCAACCTGCAGCACTAcagccccccctcctcctcctacccAGCCATCACCAGGGCGCAGCAGTACGACTACTCCGACCACCAGGGGGGCAGCAACACCGCCTCGTACTACAGCCACGCGGGGGCGGGGCAGGGCTCGGGGCTGTACTCGACTTTCAGCTACATGAGCAGCCCCAGCCAGAGGCCCATGTACACGCCCATAGCCGACAACACGGGGGTGCCCTCCATCCCGCAGAGCAGCCCGCAGCACTGGGAGCAGGCTCCGGTTTACACCCAGCTCACCAGACCCTGA
- the LOC120794288 gene encoding transcription factor SOX-9-like gives MNLLDPYLKMTEEQDKCLSDAPSPSMSEDSAGSPCPSGSGSDTENTRPSENGLLRADGTLGDFKKDEDDKFPACIREAVSQVLKGYDWTLVPMPVRVNGSTKNKPHVKRPMNAFMVWAQAARRKLADQYPHLHNAELSKTLGKLWR, from the coding sequence ATGAATCTCCTCGACCCTTACCTGAAGATGACGGAGGAACAAGACAAGTGTCTCTCTGATGCCCCGAGCCCGAGTATGTCCGAGGACTCCGCGGGCTCTCCGTGCCCGTCCGGCTCGGGCTCCGACACCGAGAACACCCGGCCGTCGGAGAACGGGCTGCTCAGAGCGGACGGGACCCTGGGCGACTTCAAGAAGGACGAGGACGATAAGTTTCCCGCTTGCATCCGCGAGGCTGTGTCCCAGGTGCTCAAGGGCTACGACTGGACCCTGGTGCCTATGCCGGTGCGCGTTAACGGATCTACTAAGAACAAGCCTCACGTTAAGAGACCCATGAACGCCTTCATGGTTTGGGCTCAGGCTGCGCGGAGGAAGCTGGCGGATCAGTACCCGCACCTGCATAACGCGGAGCTCAGCAAAACTCTGGGGAAACTCTGGAGGTAA